The Rhodocytophaga rosea genome has a segment encoding these proteins:
- a CDS encoding S8 family serine peptidase: MNKVLVSIINYILLALCCSCIPVRLQAQHTKENASTFHHKIAPGLIDRAYRSEKQQFRILVKDKDQFKSWLSESLSGVSYTQLVHHRNILEFSQLLPSQIALLATCPWVMFIDVSDRKAREELSVEKADFSLNTITSVHSLFPQIHGKGITVSVKERLFDTTDIDFRGRIIPALLQNSTISTHATTMTTLIAGGGNSSFYGKGTAWQASITSSDFSNLLPDDGKQLQQRGISVQNHSYGVTIENYYGLEAYAYDQQTRQFPQILHVFSSGNEGTGTSTIGNYATIPGVANLTGQFKMSKNTLSVGGTDPSGQLEELSSRGPAYDGRIKPELVAYGDGGTSEAAAMVSGISALVQQSYLEKNGTLPPAALVKAILLNSANEAGRPGIDFETGFGQADALGAIRTVKEERFKQGAITNGDKQQFTIQVPAGIHELKITLTWHDIEAQPNAAKALVNDLEVQVFHQPSGKSWLPWVLNHFPHPDSLLQPAKRGADHLNTIEQISIVDPEAGEYTVQVEGYNITSGLQEFSLAYEWNPDFEWLYPVTHEKIQAGKTMFIRWQWKDLPVEATLSFRSTSSNEWQTISQVDLSQSFYEWMPPDSLIQGQFRLTFDTQEILSDTFTVEQIPDLAVGYNCENEVLLQWPAVKGATHYQLYQLGEKYLEPFMLVNDTLVLLTKAQTENPYFVIVPWKDTFPIGRSYIVDIRIQGPGCYIRSLLAKELVTENVLLDLALSSVYRLQTLFVERWENGAFKTIQTISPVTNLNYELADPAPGLGRNVYRIRVENVNNQTYYSQEVAVYYIRSREVLIFPNPVTHGQPLNIAVSENDAIQVTFFDLSGKRMLTISEIGEIKEISTNQLPRGTYIVHILTPSGEVLKTRVVVL; this comes from the coding sequence ATGAATAAAGTCCTTGTATCGATAATTAATTACATACTACTAGCCTTGTGCTGTAGTTGTATTCCTGTTAGGCTACAAGCGCAGCATACAAAGGAAAATGCTTCAACCTTTCATCATAAAATAGCGCCGGGGCTTATAGATCGTGCTTATCGTTCAGAAAAACAGCAATTCCGCATACTGGTGAAAGATAAAGATCAATTTAAGAGCTGGCTTTCGGAATCTTTGTCTGGCGTATCATACACCCAACTTGTACATCATAGAAATATACTGGAATTTTCCCAATTGTTACCCAGCCAGATAGCGTTGCTGGCTACCTGTCCCTGGGTAATGTTTATAGACGTATCTGACCGTAAAGCCAGAGAAGAACTTTCGGTAGAAAAGGCTGACTTCAGTTTAAATACGATTACCAGTGTTCATAGCTTATTTCCGCAGATCCATGGAAAAGGGATTACAGTATCAGTGAAAGAAAGGCTTTTTGATACGACAGATATTGATTTTAGAGGCAGAATTATTCCTGCTTTGTTGCAGAATTCAACCATTAGCACCCATGCTACTACCATGACTACACTGATTGCGGGTGGCGGAAATTCTTCATTCTATGGAAAAGGAACAGCCTGGCAAGCCAGTATTACCAGCTCAGATTTCAGCAACCTACTTCCAGATGATGGGAAGCAGTTGCAACAAAGAGGAATAAGTGTTCAGAATCACTCATACGGCGTAACCATAGAAAATTATTATGGACTGGAAGCCTATGCGTACGACCAGCAAACCCGTCAGTTTCCCCAGATTCTGCATGTATTTTCATCCGGAAATGAAGGCACTGGTACAAGCACTATCGGCAATTATGCTACGATTCCAGGTGTGGCCAACCTGACTGGTCAGTTTAAAATGTCGAAAAATACCTTGAGTGTAGGTGGCACTGATCCATCTGGGCAATTAGAAGAATTAAGTTCCAGAGGACCAGCCTATGATGGGCGTATCAAACCGGAACTGGTGGCCTATGGCGATGGAGGAACTTCAGAAGCAGCGGCAATGGTTTCGGGCATCAGTGCACTTGTTCAGCAAAGCTACCTGGAAAAAAATGGCACCCTCCCTCCTGCTGCGCTGGTAAAAGCGATCCTGCTCAACAGTGCCAATGAGGCAGGCAGGCCAGGAATCGATTTTGAAACTGGTTTTGGACAGGCAGATGCACTGGGTGCCATTCGCACCGTAAAAGAAGAACGATTTAAACAGGGTGCCATAACTAATGGAGATAAACAACAATTTACCATACAAGTGCCTGCCGGAATACATGAGCTTAAAATTACGCTCACCTGGCATGATATAGAGGCACAACCTAATGCAGCCAAAGCCCTGGTAAACGATCTGGAGGTTCAAGTTTTTCATCAGCCTTCCGGCAAAAGCTGGCTACCCTGGGTATTGAACCATTTTCCACATCCGGATTCTCTGCTTCAGCCTGCTAAAAGAGGTGCTGATCATCTCAATACTATAGAACAGATTTCTATCGTAGATCCTGAGGCTGGAGAGTATACAGTGCAAGTAGAGGGATACAATATTACCTCCGGTTTGCAGGAATTTAGCCTAGCTTACGAATGGAACCCAGATTTTGAATGGTTATATCCTGTAACCCATGAAAAAATACAAGCTGGTAAAACTATGTTTATCCGCTGGCAATGGAAAGACTTACCTGTTGAAGCTACCCTTTCTTTCCGGAGTACATCCAGCAATGAGTGGCAAACTATCAGCCAGGTTGATCTTTCCCAGTCGTTTTACGAATGGATGCCTCCAGACAGCTTAATCCAAGGACAATTCCGGCTGACCTTCGATACCCAGGAAATACTATCTGATACATTTACAGTAGAACAGATCCCGGATCTGGCAGTGGGTTATAATTGTGAGAACGAGGTATTATTGCAGTGGCCGGCGGTGAAAGGAGCTACTCATTACCAGTTATATCAATTGGGAGAAAAGTACCTGGAACCTTTTATGCTAGTGAACGATACGCTGGTATTATTAACGAAAGCACAAACAGAAAATCCATATTTTGTCATTGTTCCATGGAAAGATACGTTTCCTATCGGCCGGAGTTATATAGTGGATATCCGAATACAGGGGCCAGGCTGTTACATCCGTTCGTTACTTGCCAAAGAATTGGTTACAGAAAATGTATTGCTTGATCTAGCTTTAAGTTCAGTGTACAGGCTGCAAACCTTATTTGTAGAACGTTGGGAGAATGGGGCTTTTAAAACCATTCAGACTATTTCACCAGTTACAAATCTGAACTATGAACTGGCTGACCCAGCTCCAGGTTTGGGAAGAAATGTGTACAGAATCCGGGTGGAAAATGTAAACAATCAAACCTATTACAGCCAGGAGGTCGCTGTATATTATATCCGTTCCAGAGAAGTACTGATCTTTCCAAATCCGGTTACGCACGGCCAGCCTTTGAACATTGCTGTCAGCGAGAATGATGCGATCCAGGTTACCTTTTTTGATTTATCCGGCAAGCGGATGTTAACAATATCTGAAATTGGCGAAATTAAAGAGATTTCTACTAATCAGTTGCCCAGAGGTACTTATATTGTACATATTCTTACCCCAAGCGGAGAGGTACTGAAAACCAGAGTTGTAGTTCTTTAA
- a CDS encoding tetratricopeptide repeat protein encodes MKNLLRLLILSLCFSTAYAQQNKIDSLENILSKAGPDTTQVIVRNDLVAQYWSSNPEKVKEYAGKALALAQQLNFTNGIAQSHISFGIYYWSQGKSQDALTHYEQALALFQQTGNKKGIAKAYSNIGLVNKDMANYPVAIENYTRSLKMLEEAGDKKALANTLNSMGVLYKDQQLYDQALMYYMQAIDMLQGLDPKSYAGGLSNIGSIYKLKGDYTKAIEYINKSLQLFLEMNDPKGKAICSNNLGEVYVGLKDFQQAQTYFEQAYAISKEFGFKTSALSALTGLGTINMETGKSARAVEQFTEAASIATALRLRRDMLLAYQGLAKAYGRLEDYKNAFAYQSEFLVLKDSLFNEESTKKIAQIQASFETEKKQAQIQLLEKDKKFEQLVRNSIAAGLLATLLIAGLVVSRQRLKIKNNHMLMEKNKQEFEARQAETTAELETSQEKEKELRQELDFRNKALTTHTLNIIQKNEIMEELRELIQEIVQNNTNTGNIKYSRLIKLIDYSFSLDKDWDEFRMYFEQVHTEFFKKLKEKHPDLSPSELRLCALVKLNLSMKESATLLGISVDSVKTARHRLRKKLQLNTEQSLEDFIMTFDQSSKSIAASLQEA; translated from the coding sequence GTGAAAAACCTTTTACGCCTACTTATCTTAAGTTTGTGCTTTTCTACCGCATATGCACAGCAAAACAAAATCGACAGTCTGGAAAATATTTTGTCTAAAGCCGGCCCGGATACCACTCAGGTAATTGTACGTAATGATCTGGTAGCTCAGTACTGGAGCAGTAATCCTGAAAAAGTAAAGGAATATGCAGGAAAGGCATTAGCTCTGGCGCAGCAACTCAACTTCACCAATGGAATTGCACAAAGCCATATAAGTTTTGGTATTTATTACTGGTCGCAGGGCAAAAGCCAGGATGCTTTGACCCACTATGAGCAGGCACTTGCTTTGTTTCAACAAACTGGCAATAAAAAAGGCATTGCGAAAGCCTATTCGAATATTGGCCTGGTGAATAAAGACATGGCCAATTATCCGGTAGCGATAGAAAATTATACCAGATCGCTGAAAATGCTGGAGGAAGCAGGTGATAAAAAGGCATTGGCCAATACACTAAACAGTATGGGTGTATTATATAAAGATCAGCAACTCTATGACCAGGCACTTATGTATTATATGCAGGCGATAGATATGCTTCAAGGCCTCGATCCGAAAAGTTATGCCGGTGGCCTGAGTAATATTGGGAGTATTTACAAATTGAAAGGCGATTATACCAAAGCCATCGAGTATATAAATAAATCCCTGCAGTTATTCCTTGAAATGAATGACCCTAAGGGCAAGGCAATTTGTTCTAACAACCTGGGTGAGGTTTATGTAGGTTTAAAAGATTTTCAGCAGGCACAAACCTATTTTGAGCAGGCGTATGCGATCTCCAAGGAATTTGGCTTCAAAACCTCTGCTCTCTCTGCTCTCACTGGTTTAGGAACCATTAATATGGAAACAGGTAAATCGGCTAGAGCGGTTGAGCAATTTACCGAAGCGGCATCCATCGCTACAGCTCTCCGTTTGCGCCGGGATATGTTACTGGCTTACCAGGGACTAGCAAAAGCCTATGGAAGACTGGAGGACTATAAAAATGCATTTGCATACCAGAGTGAGTTTTTAGTGCTGAAAGATTCGTTGTTTAATGAGGAAAGCACCAAAAAAATTGCCCAGATTCAAGCAAGCTTTGAGACAGAAAAAAAACAAGCCCAGATTCAGCTTCTCGAAAAAGACAAGAAGTTTGAGCAACTGGTCCGGAATTCTATCGCTGCCGGATTGTTGGCAACCTTACTTATTGCTGGCTTGGTTGTAAGCCGACAGAGGCTGAAAATTAAGAACAACCATATGTTGATGGAGAAGAACAAGCAGGAATTTGAAGCCAGACAAGCCGAAACTACTGCTGAACTGGAAACTAGCCAGGAAAAGGAAAAAGAATTAAGGCAGGAACTGGATTTCAGAAACAAAGCCCTTACAACCCATACACTCAATATCATCCAGAAAAATGAGATTATGGAAGAACTCCGGGAATTAATTCAAGAAATTGTGCAGAATAACACCAATACCGGGAATATTAAATACAGCCGCTTAATCAAACTGATCGATTATAGTTTCAGCCTGGATAAAGACTGGGATGAGTTCCGCATGTATTTTGAACAGGTACATACCGAATTTTTCAAAAAACTTAAAGAAAAACACCCGGATTTAAGTCCAAGTGAGCTTCGTTTGTGTGCCCTGGTGAAATTAAATCTATCCATGAAAGAATCGGCTACCTTGCTTGGTATTTCGGTAGATTCCGTAAAAACAGCCCGTCACCGCTTGCGGAAAAAATTACAGCTCAACACCGAGCAAAGCCTGGAGGATTTTATTATGACTTTCGATCAGTCTAGCAAATCAATTGCCGCTAGTTTACAAGAGGCTTAA
- a CDS encoding shikimate dehydrogenase — MKITATTQYIISTSGRASSIERYRRLLQDILQLDIAYLPITPYAEDGLIKPEHFAQAIKGLGAIGGAISKDIKAKIIPYLDSLDPFAQLVGSVNTVIRDKDILTGYNTDAHGFETAIREGISQSQLKINTALIYGYGGVFNVAYHVLTSLGIEVFLTGRRPEEVVKKNAAYHLTPFDGTPKDLFVNATPITDQPLELATGFLEAVQGSKLVFDHQMPGSYMAAYCKENNIAYIPGTAMYYPQMYRQWALFLKDYVSANQIPSLITQAEKG, encoded by the coding sequence ATGAAAATCACGGCAACTACTCAATACATTATCTCCACTTCCGGCAGAGCCTCTTCCATCGAACGGTACCGGCGCTTACTTCAGGATATCCTGCAACTGGACATTGCCTATCTTCCTATTACTCCATATGCCGAAGACGGATTGATCAAACCTGAACATTTTGCACAAGCCATTAAAGGATTAGGTGCCATTGGGGGAGCCATTTCCAAAGACATTAAAGCGAAGATCATTCCCTATCTGGATTCCCTTGACCCTTTCGCTCAGCTGGTGGGTTCTGTAAACACAGTAATCCGGGATAAAGATATTCTGACCGGATACAATACCGATGCACATGGGTTTGAAACAGCCATAAGGGAGGGAATTTCTCAATCGCAACTGAAGATTAACACGGCTTTAATTTACGGCTATGGCGGGGTATTTAATGTAGCCTATCATGTGCTTACTTCCCTGGGAATTGAAGTTTTTCTTACTGGTAGGCGGCCGGAAGAAGTTGTTAAAAAGAATGCAGCATACCACCTAACGCCTTTTGATGGAACTCCGAAAGATCTGTTTGTGAATGCCACTCCTATTACTGACCAGCCGCTGGAACTGGCAACAGGATTTCTGGAAGCTGTACAGGGCAGTAAACTCGTATTTGACCATCAGATGCCCGGAAGTTATATGGCAGCGTATTGTAAAGAAAATAACATCGCTTATATCCCTGGGACAGCCATGTATTACCCGCAGATGTACCGGCAATGGGCATTATTTCTGAAAGATTACGTTTCTGCCAATCAAATTCCCAGTCTGATTACCCAAGCAGAAAAAGGATAG
- a CDS encoding MFS transporter — MEKNIAQQRWYRLIPIAFITYSLAYLDRANFGFGAASGMAQDLNITPATSSLLSSLFFLGYFFFQIPGAHYASRYSAKKLIFWSLISWGALATATGLVSNVNVLIVIRFMLGVVESAVMPAMLILLSNWFTKKERSRANTFLILGNPATVLWMSILSGYLIESVGWRGMFIWEGLPAVVWAFFWWRLVEDKPKESRWLTEPEKQALEHSLQEEQKGIKPVKNYAQAFKSRTVILLSLQYALWSIGVYGFVMWLPSIIKSAPDMSIVKTGWLASVPYLFAIIAMLTASYFSDKTLNRKAFVWPFLLVGAVAFYGSYLLGTTSFYLSFILLVVAGSAMYAPYGPFFAIIPELLPRNVAGGAMALINSMGALGSFIGSYLVGYLNSTTGGFGASYIFMATSLLFSALITAIAIKNQPVAVPDTLARQNV; from the coding sequence ATGGAAAAAAATATAGCACAACAACGTTGGTACCGACTCATACCGATTGCTTTTATCACCTACAGTCTGGCTTACCTGGACAGGGCAAATTTTGGCTTTGGTGCAGCTAGTGGCATGGCCCAGGATTTAAATATTACGCCAGCTACCTCTTCCCTGCTCAGTTCCCTTTTCTTTCTGGGCTACTTTTTCTTTCAGATTCCAGGTGCCCATTATGCATCCAGGTACTCAGCCAAAAAGCTCATCTTCTGGTCATTGATCTCCTGGGGTGCTTTAGCTACAGCTACAGGTCTGGTAAGTAATGTAAACGTGTTGATTGTGATCCGGTTTATGCTGGGTGTGGTTGAAAGTGCAGTAATGCCGGCTATGCTTATTTTACTCAGCAACTGGTTTACCAAAAAAGAACGTTCCAGGGCCAACACCTTTTTAATACTGGGTAATCCGGCTACTGTGCTCTGGATGTCAATTCTGTCAGGGTATTTGATAGAATCAGTTGGCTGGAGAGGAATGTTTATCTGGGAAGGATTACCGGCAGTGGTATGGGCGTTTTTCTGGTGGAGGCTGGTCGAAGATAAACCAAAAGAATCCCGGTGGTTGACAGAACCAGAAAAGCAGGCACTGGAACACAGCCTGCAGGAGGAGCAAAAAGGAATAAAGCCAGTAAAAAATTATGCCCAGGCTTTCAAATCCAGAACCGTAATTTTACTCAGCCTGCAGTATGCCTTGTGGAGCATAGGGGTATATGGATTTGTAATGTGGCTTCCTTCTATCATTAAATCAGCGCCGGATATGAGCATCGTTAAAACCGGCTGGTTAGCTTCTGTCCCGTATTTGTTTGCGATCATAGCCATGTTAACGGCTTCTTATTTTTCAGATAAAACCCTGAACAGAAAAGCATTTGTCTGGCCTTTTCTTCTGGTGGGTGCGGTTGCCTTTTATGGATCGTACCTGCTGGGTACTACCAGTTTCTATCTGTCCTTTATCCTGCTTGTGGTTGCAGGGAGTGCCATGTATGCCCCTTATGGGCCTTTTTTCGCTATTATTCCCGAACTTTTACCCCGCAATGTAGCAGGTGGCGCTATGGCTTTGATCAATAGTATGGGCGCACTTGGGTCCTTTATCGGATCATATCTGGTGGGTTATTTAAATAGTACGACCGGTGGATTTGGGGCCTCTTATATTTTTATGGCAACCTCTCTACTATTTTCAGCCCTTATTACAGCTATAGCTATTAAAAATCAGCCTGTTGCAGTTCCGGATACCCTGGCCAGGCAAAATGTGTAG
- a CDS encoding MFS transporter: protein MTFLINLYRNAYGGLSTPAWMLALVMFINRSGSMVVPFLSVYLTDSLHFTVEQAGLILTSFGMGAMSGSILGGWLSDRLSPFVVQVLSLSLGGCLFLVMAHVSTYYWLLGGFFLLSVVSECLRPANAASVALYARPENVTRSFSLNRMALNLGFSIGPALGGILASISYYWLFVADGFTCMAAGIFFFFYFGKLPRQKKVSVDNESALPKQSVHQDTVFLVFLLFVTCYALTFFQFFFTLPLYYREVYKLSEIQIGLLLGFNGLLVFLFEMIIVHQLENKPFLWRQIVLGTLLCGVSFVLLTLFSSPFILIISMVLLTFSEIFAMPFMVTYTVNRAGTHNRGRYLGFYSLAYATAFILAPYLGTKAISHLGYTFLWWATGILSALTALGFYLVLARKKQFANA from the coding sequence ATGACTTTTCTGATCAATCTGTACCGCAATGCCTATGGAGGCTTGTCTACACCGGCCTGGATGCTGGCCCTGGTCATGTTTATCAACAGAAGCGGCTCCATGGTGGTGCCTTTTCTGAGTGTGTATCTCACCGACTCTCTACATTTTACCGTAGAACAAGCCGGACTCATTCTTACTTCTTTTGGCATGGGAGCCATGTCTGGCTCTATATTAGGCGGATGGTTATCCGACCGGTTAAGCCCGTTTGTCGTGCAGGTGTTGAGCCTGAGCCTGGGAGGCTGTCTGTTTCTGGTGATGGCGCATGTTTCTACTTATTATTGGCTGCTGGGAGGTTTCTTCTTACTGAGTGTAGTTTCGGAGTGCCTCAGGCCTGCGAATGCTGCTTCTGTGGCCTTATATGCCAGGCCAGAGAATGTAACCCGTTCTTTTTCCTTAAACCGGATGGCACTCAACCTGGGATTTTCCATTGGCCCTGCTTTAGGCGGTATTCTGGCTTCTATTTCCTATTACTGGCTTTTTGTAGCTGATGGTTTTACTTGTATGGCAGCCGGCATTTTCTTCTTTTTCTATTTTGGTAAACTTCCCAGGCAAAAAAAGGTTTCAGTAGACAATGAATCGGCATTGCCAAAACAATCCGTTCATCAGGATACCGTCTTTTTGGTGTTCTTATTATTTGTTACCTGTTATGCACTTACCTTCTTTCAGTTTTTCTTTACACTTCCCTTATACTACCGGGAAGTGTATAAGTTATCGGAAATACAGATTGGATTGTTATTAGGATTTAATGGCCTGCTGGTTTTCCTGTTTGAAATGATCATTGTGCATCAGCTGGAAAATAAACCCTTTTTGTGGCGGCAAATTGTACTAGGTACCTTGCTCTGTGGAGTATCTTTTGTGCTGCTTACTCTATTTTCTTCCCCATTTATACTGATTATATCTATGGTATTGCTTACATTTTCAGAGATTTTCGCTATGCCTTTTATGGTGACATATACCGTAAACCGGGCAGGTACACACAACAGAGGCAGGTATCTGGGGTTTTATTCCCTGGCTTATGCAACCGCTTTTATTCTGGCACCCTATTTAGGTACCAAGGCAATCAGCCATCTGGGATATACTTTTCTATGGTGGGCAACAGGCATCTTATCTGCGCTGACAGCACTGGGCTTTTACCTGGTTCTGGCCAGAAAGAAGCAATTTGCCAATGCATAA
- a CDS encoding carbohydrate kinase family protein, translating into MSKQIICFGETLFDMLPDGAMPGGAPMNVGIHLTYNGLLPVVISRVGNDEPGKQLLTFLQEKGISTQWIQTDSKYQTGIVQANVSDRTHVTYDIVAPVAWDFITYQEEVAALVKQSDVFVFGSLAARHAVSQETLLKYLAVAPFKVFDVNLRPPHYTPERTQLFLQQANIVKMNHLELAEIVKWHGKQLPEKQAMEYLKTLFNWETLIVTRGENGAAILSRDGYAEHGGFVVNVEDTIGSGDAFLATYISSYLRHQPVAEALEKACKIGAFVATQKGATPFYIPEETELR; encoded by the coding sequence ATGAGCAAACAAATCATCTGTTTTGGAGAAACCCTTTTTGACATGCTGCCAGATGGAGCAATGCCAGGAGGAGCCCCTATGAATGTAGGTATTCACCTGACATATAACGGACTTTTGCCAGTTGTTATCAGCCGGGTTGGCAATGATGAACCTGGCAAACAATTGTTAACGTTTTTGCAGGAAAAAGGTATTTCCACCCAGTGGATACAAACAGATTCCAAGTACCAGACTGGCATTGTACAGGCCAATGTATCTGACAGAACGCATGTAACCTATGATATTGTAGCGCCAGTTGCCTGGGATTTTATAACTTATCAGGAAGAAGTTGCGGCTTTGGTGAAGCAGAGCGATGTATTTGTATTTGGTAGTCTGGCAGCCAGACATGCTGTTTCCCAGGAAACTTTATTAAAATATCTGGCAGTAGCTCCTTTTAAGGTGTTCGATGTAAACCTGCGGCCACCTCATTATACGCCCGAACGCACCCAGTTATTCCTGCAACAGGCCAACATTGTAAAGATGAACCACCTCGAACTGGCAGAAATTGTAAAATGGCATGGCAAACAGCTGCCGGAAAAACAAGCCATGGAATACCTTAAAACCCTGTTTAACTGGGAAACACTTATTGTAACCAGAGGCGAGAACGGTGCAGCTATTTTAAGCCGGGATGGCTATGCTGAACATGGCGGATTTGTAGTAAATGTAGAGGACACCATCGGAAGCGGAGATGCCTTTCTGGCAACCTACATAAGCAGTTATCTCCGGCACCAACCGGTAGCCGAAGCCCTGGAAAAAGCCTGTAAAATCGGGGCATTTGTTGCTACTCAAAAAGGTGCAACTCCCTTTTATATCCCTGAAGAGACAGAACTCAGGTAG